The Benincasa hispida cultivar B227 chromosome 9, ASM972705v1, whole genome shotgun sequence genome has a segment encoding these proteins:
- the LOC120086102 gene encoding uncharacterized protein LOC120086102, whose translation MSLACLVCNSVESPSHSFRSYSVSSSDNEGRCSAMANCLIWRPSFPPMHHPSYAASAKVTPQPTISNSNVMDGTPRLVRSRAVRRDLVRDWNFDEVVVVQH comes from the coding sequence ATGAGCCTGGCATGTCTTGTTTGCAATAGCGTAGAGAGCCCTTCACACTCGTTTAGGAGCTATTCGGTTTCGAGTTCAGACAATGAGGGAAGATGTTCTGCAATGGCCAACTGCCTAATATGGAGACCTTCTTTTCCTCCAATGCACCACCCATCGTATGCAGCGTCAGCCAAGGTAACTCCCCAACCAACCATTTCCAACAGCAATGTAATGGACGGTACACCAAGGTTGGTGCGGAGCCGGGCAGTAAGAAGGGACCTGGTACGAGACTGGAATTTCGACGAGGTGGTTGTAGTTCAGCATTAG
- the LOC120085893 gene encoding pentatricopeptide repeat-containing protein At5g15280, mitochondrial, with protein MIRVLCNYLLQIHQLRWSPSLTLFIPRKFFLYVQSPVVLRCRNKCTTINLSSIDCSGIAQSLISRCSVLLEKEGYASALPNPSFKEFLLEISDVVPEYVRRIRRVAELKPEDVLKLFLGFQSAVGNNGIQIKKVECLWRILKFTNESSRNFKHIPRSCEIMASLLIRVGKFKEVEHFLSEMESQGILLDNPEVFSCLIQGFVCEGNLERAVSIYEKVRQRCISPSLSCYHVLLDSLVRMKKTQVALGVCMDMVEMGFGLGDEEKAVFDNVIGLLCWQGKVLEARNLVKKFVALDFRPSDEVLYQITRGYCEKKDFEDLLSFFFEIKSPPNVSSGNKIIYSLCKDFGSESAYLYLRELEHTGFKPDEITFGILICWSCREGNLRKAFIYMSELLFSGLKPDLHSYNALISGMLKEGLWENAQGVLAEMVDQGIEPNLSTFRIILAGYCKARQFEEAKKTVLEMERCGFIQLSSVDDLLCRIFSFLGFNDSAVRLKRDSNTGVSKTEFFDTLGNGLYLDTDVDEYEKRLTEILKESVVPDFNLLIIEECKNRDPKAVVGLAAEMDRWGQELTSVGLMGFLKRHCTLNSRIKPIIDVWERRPYMIAQLGADTLNLLVQAYSKCRLTSSGIGILNEMSQMHVVIEKETYSVLINSLCKTGNLNDLLGCWDRARKDGWVPGLHDCKLLISCLCKKRKLKEVFSLLQTMLVSYPHSRLDILNIFLERLSEAGFAAIGQVLAKELMALGFYLDQKAYELLIIGLCKENNISIAINLLDDIMAMSMVPCIDVCLLVIPILCKVGRYETAIALKEIGTTKLSSSSIRVFGALMKGFFMMGKVRETLPLVQDMLSKGISLDAEIYNNLVQGHCKVKNLDKVRELLGIIVRKDLSLSISSYKKLVCLMCMEGRSLQALHLKDLMLRNSKSHDCVIYNILIFYIFQSGNSLLVPKILDELLYKRKLLPDNMTYDFLVYGFSKCKNFSSSTLYLFTMIQQEFRPSNRSLNTVISYLCNTGQLGKALDLSRKMESRGWIHSSAVQNAITECLIANGKLREAECFLNRMVEKSLIPEHVDYNNIIKQFCQSGRWLNAINLINLMLEKGNIPNATSYDFVIQCCCTYKKLEEAVDFHTEMLDRHLKPSIRTWDKLVSLLCREGQTKEAERVLISMTEMGEKPSKDAYCSMLDKYRYENDLEKASETMRAMQESGYELDFERQWSLISKLNDTNLKDGNNNNSNKGFLSGLLSKSGFSRALIP; from the coding sequence ATGATAAGAGTTCTGTGTAATTACCTGCTTCAAATCCACCAGCTTCGTTGGTCACCATCTCTCACTTTATTCATACCTAGAAAGTTCTTTTTATATGTTCAATCCCCAGTAGTTCTGAGATGCCGAAATAAGTGTACCACCATAAATTTATCTTCCATTGACTGCTCTGGCATTGCACAATCTCTCATATCAAGGTGTTCAGTTTTGCTTGAGAAGGAAGGGTATGCCTCAGCATTACCTAATCCTTCTTTTAAGGAATTTTTATTGGAGATCTCTGATGTTGTACCGGAGTATGTGCGCAGAATTAGGCGAGTTGCAGAGTTAAAGCCTGAGGATGTGCTTAAATTGTTTCTTGGGTTTCAATCAGCGGTTGGGAATAATGGGATTCAAATTAAGAAAGTTGAGTGTTTGTGGAGAATTTTGAAATTCACTAATGAAAGTAGTAGGAACTTCAAGCATATACCAAGGTCGTGTGAGATTATGGCCTCTCTTCTCATTCGAGTTGGGAAGTTTAAGGAAGTCGAGCACTTTCTTTCTGAGATGGAGAGTCAAGGAATTTTACTGGATAATCCTGAAGTTTTCAGTTGTTTAATTCAGGGTTTTGTGTGTGAAGGTAATCTAGAAAGGGCTGTTTCGATATACGAAAAAGTGAGGCAGCGATGTATATCTCCATCATTGTCATGTTATCATGTTCTGCTTGATTCTTTGGTTCGGATGAAGAAAACACAAGTAGCACTTGGAGTATGTATGGATATGGTGGAGATGGGATTTGGTTTGGGGGATGAAGAGAAGGCTGTTTTTGATAATGTCATTGGACTACTTTGTTGGCAGGGAAAGGTTCTTGAAGCTAGGAACCTTGTGAAGAAGTTTGTGGCTTTGGACTTTAGGCCTAGCGATGAGGTTCTTTATCAAATTACAAGGGGTTACTGTGAGAAGAAGGATTTTGAAGATTTGCTGAGTTtcttctttgaaattaaaagtcCCCCAAATGTTTCTTCTGGCAACAAAATCATTTATTCTCTTTGCAAAGATTTTGGCTCTGAAAGTGCATACTTGTATCTACGAGAACTTGAGCATACAGGCTTCAAGCCTGATGAAATAACCTTTGGGATTTTGATTTGTTGGAGCTGTCGTGAGGGAAATCTTCGAAAAGCTTTTATTTATATGTCTGAGTTATTGTTTAGTGGCCTAAAGCCAGATTTACATTCATATAATGCTCTCATCAGCGGGATGTTGAAGGAGGGCCTCTGGGAGAATGCCCAAGGCGTTCTTGCTGAAATGGTAGATCAGGGGATTGAACCTAATTTATCAACCTTCAGAATTATTTTAGCAGGCTATTGCAAAGCTAGACAATTTGAAGAAGCAAAAAAGACCGTTCTTGAAATGGAAAGATGTGGTTTTATTCAACTTTCTTCAGTAGATGATCTATTGTGCAGAATATTCTCTTTCTTGGGGTTTAATGACTCAGCAGTGAGGTTGAAAAGAGACAGCAATACTGGTGTTTCTAAAACAGAGTTCTTCGATACCCTTGGAAATGGGCTTTATCTGGACACTGATGTGGATGAATATGAGAAAAGGCTTACTGAAATTCTCAAAGAGTCTGTAGTACCTGATTTTAATTTGCTTATAATCGAGGAGTGTAAAAACAGAGACCCTAAGGCTGTAGTAGGATTGGCAGCTGAAATGGATCGATGGGGGCAAGAACTAACTTCAGTAGGTTTGATGGGTTTCTTGAAAAGACATTGTACATTGAATTCCAGAATCAAGCCTATCATTGATGTTTGGGAGAGAAGGCCATATATGATTGCTCAACTAGGAGCAGACACTTTAAATTTACTTGTGCAAGCATATAGCAAATGCAGGTTGACTTCTAGTGGAATTGGAATACTAAATGAAATGAGCCAAATGCATGTTGTAATAGAGAAAGAAACATACAGTGTTCTGATAAATAGTTTGTGCAAAACAGGAAACTTAAATGATCTTCTTGGTTGTTGGGATAGAGCCCGAAAAGATGGTTGGGTTCCAGGGTTGCATGACTGTAAATTACTTATCAGTTGCCTTTGCaagaaaagaaaactcaaaGAAGTTTTCTCCCTCCTCCAAACCATGCTGGTGTCTTATCCACATTCAAGGTTGGATATACTTAATATCTTCCTTGAAAGGCTTTCAGAAGCAGGGTTCGCTGCAATTGGACAAGTATTGGCAAAAGAGCTTATGGCTCTTGGATTTTACTTGGATCAAAAGGCATATGAACTTCTTATCATAGGATTGTGTAAAGAGAACAATATTTCAATAGCGATTAATTTATTGGATGATATAATGGCTATGAGTATGGTTCCGTGCATTGATGTTTGTCTTCTGGTAATTCCTATATTATGTAAGGTTGGTAGATATGAAACCGCAATTGCATTAAAAGAGATTGGAACTACCAAGCTATCGTCTTCTTCGATTAGAGTGTTTGGTGCACTAATGAAAGGTTTCTTTATGATGGGAAAGGTTAGAGAAACCTTGCCTCTAGTTCAGGATATGTTGTCTAAAGGTATTTCTCTAGATGCTGAGATTTATAATAATCTGGTTCAAGGGCATTGCAAAGTGAAAAACTTGGATAAAGTGCGGGAGCTACTGGGCATTATTGTTAGGAAGGACTTGAGCCTTTCGATATCAAGTTACAAGAAATTAGTGTGTTTGATGTGTATGGAAGGAAGAAGTCTCCAGGCATTGCATCTAAAGGACCTCATGCTTAGAAACAGCAAATCTCATGACTGTGTTATCTATAACATTCtgattttttacatttttcaaaGCGGGAACAGTTTGCTTGTGCCAAAAATTTTGGACGAACTATTGTACAAGAGGAAATTGTTACCTGATAACATGACCTATGATTTTCTAGTATATGGATTTTCCAAGTGCAAAAACTTTTCCAGTTCCACATTATATCTCTTTACCATGATCCAACAGGAGTTTCGTCCCAGCAATCGGAGCTTGAATACTGTAATAAGCTACCTTTGTAATACTGGACAGCTCGGAAAAGCGTTGGATCTGAGCCGGAAGATGGAATCTAGGGGATGGATACATAGTTCAGCTGTACAGAATGCAATAACAGAGTGTCTCATTGCAAATGGTAAGCTTCGAGAAGCAGAATGTTTTTTAAATAGAATGGTTGAGAAGAGTCTCATTCCTGAACATGTAGATTACAACAACATAATCAAGCAATTTTGTCAAAGTGGAAGATGGTTGAATGCAATCAAtcttataaacttaatgcttgaGAAAGGAAACATCCCAAATGCTACAAGTTATGATTTTGTCATTCAATGTTGCTGTACCTACAAGAAGTTGGAAGAAGCAGTAGATTTCCATACCGAGATGTTGGACCGGCATCTAAAGCCGAGCATCAGGACGTGGGATAAACTTGTTTCTTTATTATGCAGAGAAGGGCAGACAAAAGAAGCAGAAAGGGTTTTGATAAGCATGACAGAGATGGGTGAAAAACCAAGCAAAGATGCATATTGCTCCATGCTGGACAAATACCGCTATGAGAATGATCTTGAAAAGGCATCAGAGACAATGAGAGCAATGCAAGAAAGTGGTTACGAGTTGGATTTTGAGAGACAGTGGTCTCTCATAAGCAAACTAAACGACACCAATCTCAAGGACGGcaacaacaataatagtaaCAAAGGTTTTCTCTCGGGACTTCTTTCCAAGAGTGGATTTTCTCGGGCATTGATTCCTTAG
- the LOC120084730 gene encoding uncharacterized protein LOC120084730: MVIPAKKYFPATVSCQVHKTASVIKNKLTRKHMRLYRKTTFDPLLDTDLVFNGQLLHHFLLREVADANPDVISFNILGKKPTRETVERETSGERLRELILGPNDPNEKDSSCKDVETAFDKFNFTNDEDAVKIAFSLFIEMVMIGKDKKTQFDVNIFGIVDDHEVFVHCD, from the exons ATGGTCATCCCTGCTAAGAAATATTTTCCTGCTACAGTCTCTTGCCAAGTCCACAAAACTGCCTCTGTGATTAAGAATAAGTTGACAAGAAAACATATGAGGCTTTATAGGAAAACGACCTTTGATCCACTGTTGGATACAGATCTTGTTTTTAATGGACAACTTTTGCACCATTTTCTGTTAAGGGAGGTAGCGGATGCAAACCCAGACGTTATATCATTCAACATTCTAGGGAAGAAG CCGACTAGGGAAACAGTAGAAAGGGAAACAAGCGGTGAAAGGTTGCGAGAACTCATTCTTGGACCGAATGACCCAAATGAAAAGGATAGTTCTTGCAAGGATGTGGAGACCGCATTTGATAAGTTCAATTTTACTAATGACGAAGATGCTGTCAAGATTGCATTTTCACTATTCATTGAAATGGTGATGATTGGAAAAGACAAGAAAACCCAATTCGATGTGAATATATTTGGGATTGTCGATGACCATGAAGTCTTTGTACATTGCGACTAG